The following are from one region of the Candidatus Neomarinimicrobiota bacterium genome:
- a CDS encoding DNA alkylation repair protein — translation MSMHPMVQYLIEEMERNRDPEKAKPMQAYMKTDQPFYGIQAKPRREIFRKAKRKFPIDSREEWEQVGRQLWTGEHREEMYMALEVAERYKQFRDEEAMPLFEYLAETAPHWDTLDWIAGKLISSLILAHREFESKLREWRESENLWMRRASLLAHLKHKEETNTELLAKSVLLLAHEDEFFIRKAIGWVLRDYSYANPDWVQEFVDKHAAELSGLSRREALKKINRDRKKQKTKQ, via the coding sequence ATGAGTATGCATCCCATGGTACAATATCTCATTGAGGAGATGGAAAGAAACCGGGATCCGGAGAAGGCGAAACCGATGCAAGCGTACATGAAGACGGACCAACCCTTCTATGGAATTCAGGCAAAACCCAGGCGGGAAATTTTTCGCAAAGCAAAGCGAAAATTTCCCATCGATTCCAGAGAAGAGTGGGAGCAGGTGGGCCGGCAGTTGTGGACTGGAGAGCATCGCGAGGAGATGTATATGGCGCTGGAGGTGGCGGAGCGCTACAAACAATTCCGGGACGAGGAGGCCATGCCCCTGTTCGAATATCTGGCGGAAACGGCGCCACACTGGGATACGCTGGACTGGATTGCCGGGAAACTTATCAGCAGTTTGATACTTGCGCATCGTGAATTTGAGTCTAAACTCAGGGAATGGCGGGAATCGGAGAATTTGTGGATGCGTCGGGCATCTCTGCTGGCGCATTTAAAACACAAGGAAGAGACCAATACGGAGTTGTTGGCAAAATCCGTTCTATTGCTGGCTCACGAGGATGAATTCTTTATCAGGAAGGCGATTGGATGGGTCCTCCGGGACTATTCTTATGCGAACCCGGACTGGGTGCAGGAGTTCGTAGATAAACATGCGGCAGAACTCTCGGGACTGAGCAGGCGGGAAGCACTGAAAAAGATCAACCGGGATCGGAAAAAGCAAAAAACAAAGCAATAG
- a CDS encoding CPBP family intramembrane metalloprotease codes for MEWVKNIFVNTAENRARMFWRISVQLGLFVLFSFLASIVLTFAYRKMADVEAGASVSQSQLMEFVVNNLYAMSLYTLLTGGAICVSVWVAIRIMDRRRIADYGLNLSKRWWEEFWFGILVGGGLIALVFGFELAAGWITVDAVLAGSPGKIVAGLTVLAFNFIFVGFYEEFISRGYHLTNFAQGFRGILGARGSILLGMVLSAGIFGIAHIGNPEATVMTSVNIMVVGVILLGLGYVFTGRLAIPIGMHITWNFFQGAVFGFPVSGRTGSWAKVFTITQHGNPVWTGGKFGPEGGLIGTIAVLIGAGVIIWWLKYKDGKVGLATEIARYEQTDEL; via the coding sequence GTGGAGTGGGTAAAAAATATTTTCGTCAATACTGCCGAAAACCGGGCCCGGATGTTTTGGCGGATTTCGGTGCAGCTCGGGCTGTTTGTACTGTTCTCATTTTTGGCCAGTATTGTTCTGACATTCGCTTACAGGAAGATGGCAGACGTGGAAGCGGGCGCGTCGGTCTCCCAGAGCCAGTTGATGGAATTCGTGGTCAATAATCTGTATGCCATGTCATTATATACACTGCTCACCGGTGGGGCAATCTGCGTAAGCGTCTGGGTTGCTATCCGTATAATGGACCGGCGGAGGATTGCAGATTACGGACTCAATCTTTCCAAACGATGGTGGGAGGAATTCTGGTTTGGAATACTAGTAGGGGGCGGGCTCATAGCGTTGGTGTTTGGATTCGAACTCGCCGCGGGTTGGATCACGGTTGATGCAGTGCTCGCCGGAAGTCCGGGGAAAATTGTCGCCGGACTAACCGTCTTGGCGTTTAACTTTATCTTTGTAGGGTTTTATGAAGAGTTCATCAGCCGGGGATACCACCTGACGAACTTCGCCCAGGGATTTCGCGGAATACTGGGCGCACGCGGATCGATACTGCTGGGGATGGTTTTATCGGCGGGAATCTTCGGAATAGCTCATATCGGGAATCCGGAGGCCACCGTCATGACCTCCGTAAATATTATGGTGGTCGGAGTGATATTATTAGGACTCGGATACGTTTTTACGGGCAGACTGGCTATTCCCATCGGGATGCACATCACCTGGAATTTTTTCCAGGGGGCGGTGTTCGGGTTCCCCGTGAGCGGCAGAACAGGCAGCTGGGCAAAGGTGTTCACTATTACCCAGCACGGAAACCCTGTCTGGACCGGCGGTAAATTTGGCCCGGAAGGCGGACTGATTGGTACCATTGCGGTTCTGATTGGAGCGGGGGTTATAATCTGGTGGCTCAAATACAAAGATGGGAAGGTTGGGCTCGCAACCGAAATTGCCCGTTATGAACAGACAGATGAACTATAA
- a CDS encoding DUF1295 domain-containing protein has translation MVTDLFGLLGQLGVIIFAYVTVIFAIAVWRKDNGIMDVAWGLGFVIIAGYTLFTTGEFHVRQILVTLLTVIWGSRLSLHIYVRNRRKSSEDFRYRNWRERWGRWVYLRSYLQVFLLQGFLMIVFTVPVIFINKFSGPGLIVADYVGMIIWFTGFLLESVADFQLLRFKSNSENQGEIMTRGLWQYSRHPNYFGESLLWWGIWGMALSVNGGLYTVVSPVLLTFFLLRISGVPMLEDKYKGNPDYREYRERTNTFIPWFPKG, from the coding sequence ATGGTAACTGATTTATTCGGACTTCTCGGACAACTTGGAGTAATTATCTTTGCGTACGTTACGGTGATATTCGCAATCGCTGTATGGCGAAAAGATAACGGCATTATGGATGTCGCTTGGGGACTTGGATTCGTGATTATCGCAGGGTACACGTTGTTCACCACAGGAGAATTCCATGTTCGGCAAATCCTGGTGACGCTGTTGACGGTAATATGGGGAAGCCGGTTGTCGCTGCATATCTATGTCCGGAACCGGCGGAAGTCCTCGGAAGACTTCCGCTATCGGAACTGGCGCGAGCGCTGGGGAAGGTGGGTGTACCTCCGGAGCTATTTACAGGTGTTTCTACTCCAGGGATTTTTGATGATCGTCTTTACCGTGCCGGTAATCTTCATAAACAAATTTTCCGGCCCGGGATTAATTGTAGCCGATTACGTGGGAATGATTATCTGGTTTACAGGATTCCTGCTCGAATCTGTTGCCGATTTTCAGTTGCTGCGGTTTAAATCGAATTCGGAGAACCAGGGCGAAATCATGACCCGTGGATTATGGCAGTATTCCAGGCATCCGAATTATTTTGGCGAGTCCCTCTTATGGTGGGGTATTTGGGGAATGGCATTATCAGTAAATGGCGGCCTGTATACGGTGGTGAGTCCGGTTCTGTTAACCTTTTTTTTGTTGCGAATCTCCGGCGTGCCAATGCTAGAGGACAAGTATAAAGGTAATCCTGACTACCGGGAATACCGTGAACGGACAAATACGTTTATTCCATGGTTCCCTAAAGGATGA
- a CDS encoding DUF4097 family beta strand repeat-containing protein, translating into MMNTTQKFFITVGAGIALMLVIMTTQACADVRQTVDKQFSVDAGGTLIIDSDRGSIEIKTVEENEVKVSVIYEADVMSEQKAESIFEDFVVDFSQKGNNVIISGKVDKDLLGIFDGNNRLRIKYKVTVPERFNAELATAGGSIIVGDLHGKLQAKTAGGSLDFGNITGKVDGKTAGGSIKMQSAGDDVDLKTAGGSITVGPVNGDAEAITSGGSVRIGEVSGTLVAHTSGGSISIDGVGGSIDAKASGGSIRASVTEQPKDDCQLTTSGGSISVSLPENIGLNIKARTYGGKVSTDLPITVRGEISKSHIEGTLNGGGPAMILETSGGNISITKSKELL; encoded by the coding sequence ATGATGAATACAACACAAAAATTTTTCATTACAGTTGGGGCAGGTATCGCGCTAATGCTGGTGATAATGACGACCCAGGCATGCGCGGACGTCAGACAGACAGTGGATAAGCAGTTTTCGGTGGACGCTGGCGGAACGCTCATTATCGATAGCGACCGGGGCTCCATTGAGATAAAAACAGTGGAAGAAAATGAAGTGAAGGTCTCGGTTATCTACGAAGCGGATGTAATGAGTGAGCAAAAGGCCGAATCGATTTTTGAAGATTTCGTGGTGGACTTTTCGCAAAAGGGGAATAATGTAATTATCTCAGGCAAAGTGGATAAAGATCTGTTAGGAATATTTGATGGGAATAATCGATTGCGGATAAAGTATAAGGTGACCGTTCCGGAACGATTTAACGCCGAACTGGCCACCGCCGGAGGCAGCATTATCGTTGGTGATCTTCACGGGAAATTGCAGGCGAAGACGGCTGGCGGCAGCCTGGATTTTGGAAATATCACGGGGAAAGTAGACGGAAAAACCGCCGGCGGGAGTATTAAAATGCAAAGCGCAGGCGATGATGTGGACCTCAAAACGGCTGGGGGCAGCATCACAGTCGGACCAGTCAATGGAGACGCTGAAGCCATAACCTCCGGAGGGTCGGTTCGGATTGGTGAGGTGTCGGGTACGTTGGTGGCGCATACGTCCGGTGGCAGTATTTCCATCGATGGTGTTGGCGGTTCGATCGATGCAAAAGCATCCGGTGGATCGATTCGGGCTTCGGTGACGGAACAGCCTAAAGACGATTGCCAGCTGACAACGTCCGGAGGTAGCATTTCGGTCAGTCTGCCGGAAAATATCGGTCTGAATATTAAGGCCAGGACCTACGGTGGAAAAGTCAGTACCGACCTGCCTATTACAGTGCGCGGTGAAATCTCCAAGTCCCATATTGAGGGCACTCTGAACGGTGGTGGGCCTGCGATGATACTAGAAACCTCAGGCGGGAATATCTCAATTACAAAGAGCAAAGAACTGCTCTGA
- a CDS encoding DUF1761 domain-containing protein produces the protein MDINYLAVAVAGVLYYVIGAAWYSPVLFARPWMDALGFTKEDLEDGAGAKAYILTFVNALIMAFVLACIVEAFGATTVWAGLQGGFWCWLGFVATTMATNSVFAGRSLKLYAIDSGYHLVGLLVMGGLLAIW, from the coding sequence ATGGATATAAATTATCTGGCAGTCGCAGTTGCCGGTGTACTCTATTACGTAATCGGTGCCGCCTGGTATTCGCCCGTCCTGTTCGCGCGGCCGTGGATGGATGCCCTGGGTTTTACCAAAGAAGATCTGGAGGATGGCGCCGGTGCCAAGGCATATATACTAACATTCGTCAATGCACTGATTATGGCGTTCGTGCTGGCCTGCATCGTGGAAGCCTTCGGCGCCACAACTGTGTGGGCCGGACTCCAGGGCGGTTTCTGGTGCTGGTTGGGATTTGTGGCGACGACCATGGCGACGAATTCGGTGTTCGCCGGCCGGTCGCTGAAGTTGTATGCCATCGATTCCGGCTATCATCTGGTCGGCCTGTTAGTTATGGGAGGTCTGCTGGCAATCTGGTAA
- a CDS encoding TetR/AcrR family transcriptional regulator, translating to MAGSKKIGRRKQPDERKKEIIDAARDLFASQGYDNTTMQQVVEKAGTSIGNCYFYFSNKKELYQGVVESVNEEISGVVDTAIREMNSPYEKLAAAVYYGARTVLELSESAGAILTGTDHPEIRRNILNHYTRRIYRFLKRNPVITGDINLELASAAWQGAIFNLIERQTAGQFDGDAQTVARFLVRWNLRALNAPDAEINSALETVERHYREEYGSGDEV from the coding sequence GTGGCAGGATCAAAAAAAATAGGACGACGCAAGCAACCGGACGAACGGAAAAAGGAAATTATCGATGCGGCAAGAGATCTGTTCGCATCCCAGGGATACGACAACACTACCATGCAGCAGGTCGTGGAGAAGGCGGGCACGTCCATCGGGAATTGCTACTTTTACTTTTCCAATAAAAAGGAATTGTACCAGGGAGTCGTAGAGTCCGTTAACGAAGAGATCTCCGGAGTTGTCGACACTGCAATTCGAGAAATGAATTCACCGTATGAGAAACTCGCTGCTGCCGTGTACTACGGGGCGAGGACCGTGCTGGAACTTTCGGAATCGGCCGGTGCCATCCTTACTGGAACGGATCACCCGGAGATTCGCCGAAATATTCTGAACCATTACACCCGTCGAATCTATCGGTTCCTCAAACGGAATCCTGTTATCACCGGAGACATAAATCTGGAGTTGGCCTCAGCCGCATGGCAGGGTGCGATATTCAACTTGATTGAACGACAGACGGCCGGGCAGTTCGACGGCGATGCGCAAACGGTCGCCCGATTCCTGGTGCGGTGGAACCTCCGCGCCCTCAACGCCCCGGATGCCGAAATCAACAGCGCGCTGGAGACGGTTGAGAGGCATTACCGGGAGGAATACGGGAGCGGGGATGAGGTATAG
- a CDS encoding SRPBCC domain-containing protein codes for MQELYTEIEINATPEEVWDILMDFSNYPEWNPFVTSINGEQAVGGKLTVELTQPDSKPMTMKPTVRNIEQNREFRWLGHLGIPRIFDGEHIFELEQLDENRVRFVQREKFRGILVPFLKKMLETRTNEGFQLMNQALKKRAEAGTA; via the coding sequence ATGCAAGAACTCTACACCGAAATAGAGATCAACGCCACCCCGGAGGAGGTTTGGGACATCCTGATGGATTTTTCGAACTATCCGGAATGGAATCCGTTTGTCACCAGCATCAACGGGGAGCAGGCCGTTGGCGGGAAGCTGACGGTAGAACTAACTCAGCCGGATAGCAAGCCGATGACCATGAAGCCGACTGTCAGGAATATTGAGCAAAACAGAGAGTTCCGCTGGCTGGGACATCTCGGCATCCCGCGGATCTTCGACGGGGAGCACATCTTTGAACTCGAGCAACTCGATGAAAACAGGGTACGCTTTGTCCAGCGGGAAAAATTTAGGGGAATTCTTGTCCCGTTCCTGAAGAAGATGCTTGAGACGAGAACGAACGAAGGGTTTCAACTGATGAATCAAGCGCTGAAAAAACGAGCGGAAGCTGGGACTGCCTGA